Proteins encoded in a region of the Bacillus methanolicus genome:
- a CDS encoding bifunctional diguanylate cyclase/phosphodiesterase translates to MAKTISCIYEDTIQLKSFIEEQGLCKYPNLLVQVFSGILNKEAIMELQTFLSKKLPAATVIGCTTDGEIFEGTIAEGKIVLSFTIFEKTKLKSFLLHNDWFAGSFEMGKELSARLSAFDTKTVILFPTSFEIDVQEMLEGICDGNPELVVSGGVAGDNGHYNEAFVFTEKELTSKGVAAVALQSEHLKFHTYSNHKWQEIGKSFTVTKASGTTIYSIDNKKPLQILSNYLGESFVNDLPQSGVEFPFLLDNKGEKISVFIVKVLKNGAIVVNRSVKEGEKLTFAYINVESIVENSLQNMKSLSKKPVETIFVYNCMARKRLFRHFSEEEMRMLNQIAPITGFFSYGEIFYNGKNDPHVVGHSLTYLALSENANQIPEKPLTFKYDIPVNMKNIVSLTHLMQASQKDIRILNENLKVSEQYYRSLFDNNTDFVYSTDLQGNITSVNSSFIKTFGFSENEIIGKSALKFISPDDIPRVRMHFFRALRGKEQYYNIEIRNKSGEVSLFQIKNIPITINGETTGIYGIGRNITQQKINEEKITKLAYFDHDTGLPNRMRFTEKLEELLSRAKKKNRKLAVLFIDIDRFKIINDSLGHYAGDIILKELAERIQEALPSGSLLGRFSGDKFSLVLTKQVSIEEVMKTGTQILQNISKPIFMNSQEFFLTASIGVSWYPGDGLDEHTLLKNADIAMNRSKNNGGNRITFFSNEMNDEALIRLEMESYLRKALKKNEFFLCYQPLINLHSGEIYGSEALIRWEHPKLGLVSPGEFIPLAEETGLIEEIGSWVLRTACKQNKQWHDMGLGKMSISVNVSAHQFQQTNFLSEVKKAIEESGLSPEYLILELTESAMLQNIDYSISVMKSLQEFGVKVSIDDFGTGYSSLSYLRNLPINTLKIDRSFVDKLHIDTLDIAIVRAIITMSHGLAVEVVAEGVETKEQIELLRELNCHYAQGYYIHKPLSTNEFENVLRKTATTAYN, encoded by the coding sequence ATGGCCAAGACAATTTCCTGTATCTATGAAGATACAATTCAACTCAAGTCTTTTATTGAGGAACAAGGTTTATGCAAGTATCCTAACCTGTTAGTACAAGTTTTTTCAGGCATTTTGAATAAGGAAGCCATTATGGAATTGCAAACTTTCTTAAGTAAAAAACTTCCGGCCGCCACTGTTATAGGCTGTACAACAGATGGGGAAATATTTGAAGGAACTATTGCTGAGGGAAAAATTGTATTGTCTTTTACAATTTTTGAAAAAACAAAATTAAAATCCTTTCTCCTCCATAATGATTGGTTTGCCGGCAGTTTTGAAATGGGAAAAGAGCTTTCAGCAAGGCTATCCGCTTTTGATACGAAGACCGTCATCTTGTTCCCGACAAGTTTTGAGATCGACGTGCAGGAAATGCTTGAAGGAATTTGTGACGGAAATCCTGAACTTGTTGTTTCCGGAGGCGTTGCCGGAGATAACGGCCATTATAATGAAGCTTTTGTTTTTACAGAAAAAGAGTTAACAAGTAAAGGTGTTGCAGCAGTTGCCTTGCAAAGCGAGCATCTGAAGTTCCATACATATTCGAATCATAAATGGCAGGAAATCGGAAAATCATTTACTGTCACGAAAGCAAGCGGAACAACGATTTATTCGATTGACAATAAAAAGCCGCTTCAAATTCTCTCAAATTATTTGGGGGAAAGTTTTGTTAATGATTTGCCCCAATCGGGGGTAGAATTTCCGTTTCTACTAGACAATAAGGGAGAAAAAATTTCCGTCTTTATTGTGAAGGTGCTTAAGAACGGAGCCATTGTCGTTAACAGAAGTGTAAAAGAAGGAGAAAAGCTTACATTCGCATATATAAATGTCGAATCGATCGTTGAAAATTCGCTGCAAAATATGAAGAGTTTGTCGAAAAAGCCGGTAGAAACTATTTTTGTCTACAATTGTATGGCTAGAAAACGTTTGTTCAGGCATTTTTCAGAGGAAGAAATGAGAATGCTGAATCAAATTGCACCGATAACGGGCTTTTTCTCATACGGTGAAATATTTTACAATGGGAAAAATGATCCTCATGTTGTCGGACATTCTCTCACCTATCTGGCCTTGTCAGAAAATGCTAATCAGATTCCGGAAAAACCTTTAACTTTTAAATACGATATTCCTGTTAATATGAAAAACATCGTTAGTTTAACTCATTTGATGCAGGCTTCACAAAAAGATATCCGGATATTGAATGAGAATTTAAAGGTATCAGAGCAATACTACAGGTCGCTTTTTGATAATAATACAGATTTTGTCTATTCAACAGATTTGCAAGGGAATATTACGAGTGTAAATTCTTCTTTTATTAAGACTTTTGGTTTCAGTGAAAATGAAATTATCGGCAAGTCTGCGTTGAAATTCATTAGCCCGGATGACATTCCAAGAGTAAGAATGCATTTTTTCAGGGCATTAAGAGGAAAGGAACAATACTATAATATTGAAATCCGGAATAAATCGGGCGAAGTCTCTTTGTTTCAAATTAAGAACATTCCCATTACGATTAATGGAGAAACGACTGGGATATATGGCATTGGACGAAATATTACCCAGCAGAAAATAAATGAAGAAAAAATAACGAAGCTTGCTTATTTTGATCATGATACCGGATTGCCAAACAGGATGAGATTTACAGAAAAGTTGGAAGAACTTCTTTCAAGGGCGAAAAAGAAAAATAGGAAACTTGCTGTCCTTTTTATAGATATTGACCGCTTTAAAATAATTAATGACAGCCTTGGCCATTATGCAGGTGATATAATTCTTAAAGAGCTGGCTGAAAGAATTCAAGAGGCTCTTCCAAGCGGTTCGCTACTCGGGCGTTTTAGCGGTGACAAATTTTCTTTGGTTCTAACAAAGCAAGTGTCGATTGAAGAAGTCATGAAAACAGGGACTCAGATTTTGCAAAACATTTCAAAGCCGATATTTATGAATAGTCAAGAGTTTTTTTTAACAGCAAGTATAGGGGTCAGCTGGTATCCGGGAGACGGCCTTGACGAACATACTCTTCTAAAAAATGCTGACATTGCGATGAATCGTTCGAAAAATAACGGAGGGAATCGGATTACTTTCTTTTCGAATGAAATGAATGATGAAGCATTAATTCGCCTTGAGATGGAGAGTTATTTAAGAAAGGCTTTGAAAAAAAATGAATTTTTCCTTTGCTACCAGCCATTGATTAATTTGCATTCAGGGGAAATCTACGGGAGCGAGGCTTTAATCCGATGGGAACATCCTAAGCTTGGTCTTGTATCTCCGGGAGAATTTATTCCACTCGCTGAGGAGACCGGATTAATTGAAGAAATTGGAAGTTGGGTGCTTCGAACGGCTTGCAAGCAAAATAAGCAGTGGCACGATATGGGATTAGGAAAGATGTCGATATCTGTAAATGTATCAGCCCATCAATTTCAGCAGACTAATTTCTTATCGGAAGTTAAAAAAGCGATCGAGGAATCAGGTCTTTCACCTGAATATTTAATACTTGAACTGACAGAAAGCGCCATGCTTCAAAATATCGACTACAGCATTTCAGTGATGAAATCTCTGCAGGAATTTGGCGTAAAGGTTTCCATTGATGATTTTGGAACAGGATATTCTTCATTAAGTTATTTGCGAAACTTGCCAATTAATACGTTGAAAATTGACCGCTCTTTTGTAGATAAATTACATATTGATACATTAGACATTGCGATTGTGAGAGCAATTATTACGATGAGCCACGGACTTGCGGTGGAAGTTGTTGCGGAAGGAGTTGAGACGAAAGAGCAAATTGAGCTTTTGCGGGAATTAAATTGCCACTATGCACAGGGGTATTATATTCATAAACCTCTGTCGACAAATGAATTTGAAAATGTTTTGAGAAAAACAGCAACAACTGCATATAACTGA
- a CDS encoding sensor histidine kinase → MPFWIFVAITFFYVFEAGRDLKPANFRALLFSIFIFIGAIFYFHYSFYYWCIYIAISLVFSTVLFYYNSLQYELFYRRDLYDQLLDEYRKLKRLALENERTARLEERTRIAREMHDSVGHKLTALNMQIGIMLAEKKTDLLLQMKEMVEGSLKETRRAVRALEMDEIEGISSVIHLIRKLEAESHLRVHFTTKQGVLGVSLSNHHSVVLYRVIQEALTNAMKHAFSKEVYVTLGVSPIGQITFEIKNKIHSHKPFHEGFGLRNIKERMNEIGGKIAIFQTDNHFIVQGIMPGEGEKLDSNFAG, encoded by the coding sequence ATGCCTTTTTGGATTTTTGTTGCAATTACTTTCTTTTACGTTTTTGAAGCGGGTCGGGATTTAAAGCCTGCAAACTTTCGGGCACTTTTGTTTTCAATTTTTATATTCATAGGAGCAATATTTTATTTTCATTATTCATTTTATTATTGGTGTATTTACATAGCAATCTCGCTAGTTTTCTCAACGGTTCTTTTTTATTACAACAGCCTCCAATATGAGCTCTTTTATCGGCGTGACTTGTATGACCAACTTCTCGATGAATATAGAAAGCTAAAAAGACTTGCTCTTGAAAATGAACGGACCGCCAGGCTTGAAGAGCGGACGCGTATTGCAAGAGAGATGCATGATTCCGTAGGGCATAAGCTTACAGCATTAAATATGCAGATTGGGATCATGCTTGCCGAGAAAAAAACAGACTTACTTTTGCAAATGAAGGAAATGGTTGAAGGCAGCCTTAAAGAAACGAGAAGGGCAGTACGTGCCCTCGAAATGGATGAGATCGAAGGAATTTCTTCGGTGATCCACTTAATTCGGAAACTGGAGGCCGAAAGCCATTTAAGAGTACATTTTACAACTAAGCAGGGAGTTCTCGGTGTCTCTTTATCAAACCATCACAGCGTTGTATTGTACAGGGTGATTCAGGAAGCATTAACAAACGCAATGAAGCATGCATTTTCCAAAGAAGTGTATGTTACCCTAGGTGTCTCGCCCATCGGACAAATAACTTTTGAAATAAAAAATAAAATCCATTCGCATAAACCTTTCCATGAAGGATTCGGGTTGAGGAATATAAAGGAGCGGATGAATGAAATCGGCGGTAAAATTGCTATTTTTCAAACAGACAATCATTTTATTGTTCAAGGAATTATGCCGGGAGAAGGTGAGAAGCTTGATTCGAATTTTGCTGGTTGA
- a CDS encoding response regulator transcription factor produces MIRILLVEDQSIVRQGLKMIIEQDDEFTVVGEAENGREAIAFLEQLAVDVVLMDIRMPVMNGLEAAHKMKQRWPEIKIIILTTFNDEEYALQAFKDGVSGFLLKTADGPKLIHSIRSSINGGISIHEQVAAKVMPKLLHKPEAPPVNLPLTPRELEITKLVGQGKTNKEISAELYLSIGTVKNHLTQILDKLELRDRTQLAIFAVKNNII; encoded by the coding sequence TTGATTCGAATTTTGCTGGTTGAGGATCAGAGTATTGTTCGTCAAGGACTTAAGATGATTATTGAACAAGATGATGAATTCACTGTAGTAGGAGAAGCGGAAAATGGAAGAGAAGCTATTGCCTTCCTTGAACAGCTGGCAGTCGATGTTGTTTTGATGGATATTCGTATGCCTGTCATGAATGGTCTCGAAGCAGCCCATAAAATGAAACAAAGATGGCCGGAAATAAAAATAATCATCCTGACAACCTTTAACGATGAAGAATATGCTTTACAGGCATTCAAGGACGGGGTAAGCGGGTTTTTGTTAAAAACAGCTGATGGGCCAAAATTAATACATTCGATTAGAAGCTCGATAAACGGCGGGATTTCGATTCATGAACAAGTAGCAGCAAAAGTGATGCCAAAGCTTTTGCACAAGCCGGAAGCACCCCCTGTAAATCTCCCATTAACGCCTAGGGAATTAGAAATCACAAAATTGGTCGGTCAAGGCAAAACAAATAAAGAAATTTCGGCCGAACTGTATTTGTCTATTGGAACCGTTAAAAACCATCTGACGCAAATTTTGGATAAATTGGAACTGCGCGATCGAACCCAGCTTGCCATTTTTGCAGTAAAGAATAATATCATATAA